In Setaria italica strain Yugu1 chromosome IX, Setaria_italica_v2.0, whole genome shotgun sequence, the genomic stretch GAGGCCGGAGAGTTCTTTCCTCTTCCGCACCAGCCCAGCCATGGCCAAGGTagctccctccctccttgcCGTCGGCAGCGGCGCTTCCTTCACCGCGCTGCCATCGCCCAGGAAAGGTGCCAGTTTTTTCCGCGATCGCGTCGTCAGCAGGCGTGCCAGGATTTCAGCTAAGCTCGGTATGATCCCTCAATCCTCCCTtgctcttttatttttgtttgagGCTCTGTGAAACAAAGCAGGTGGAGATGGGGAGCTGAAGCCTCAAGGCAAGAAGAAGTTCATCACCAGGGAAGAGGAACCAGAACAGTAAGCACAGAAGCTCAACTCTCCTCAGAGCATCCTGCGACACTGATTCACTCACTCCATGTGGGCTGATGGAATGCAGGTACTGGCAGACTgcaggggagagggagggtgaGAACCCCATGAAGACGCC encodes the following:
- the LOC101778239 gene encoding uncharacterized protein LOC101778239, whose product is MRPESSFLFRTSPAMAKVAPSLLAVGSGASFTALPSPRKGASFFRDRVVSRRARISAKLGGDGELKPQGKKKFITREEEPEQYWQTAGEREGENPMKTPLPYIIIFGMSTPFVILAIAFANGWIKVPVR